The genomic region AGCCAGGACCCATAATCACCAAATGTACTTTAGGCGGGATCGTGGCCCCAGCGTCCTGCAGCAACAAGCAGCCGGGGTAATGGGTCCTGGCTTTCGCCAGGACGACGCTGAATGTTGGTGTCACACACTCCCCTGCTGTCAGGATGACGTCGGCGCCGGCGGGACTTTCACACCACCACGCTGAGTCGCTTCGCCGCCCGCGTGATCCCCGTGTACAGCCACCTCGCGCGCGAGTCCTGGAACGCAAAACTCTCGTCGAACAGCACGACGTCGTCCCATTGCGAGCCCTGCGACTTGTGCACGGTCAGCACATAGCCGTAGTCGAACTCGTCATAGGGTTTGCGCTGCTCCCACGGCACGCTCTCGACGCCGCCATCGAAGCATTCGCCGCGCACCGAGACCTTGGTGACCTTGTAGCCGAAGTCCTCGTCCGGCATCACGCGCATGGTGATGATCCTGGATTTCGACTGCGCGCGCGCCTTGACCCGCCACAGCCCGCCGTTGAACAGGCCCTTCTTGCGGTTGTTGCGCAGGCAGACCAGCTTGTCGCCGGCAACCGGCAGCGGATCCTCGATGTTCTGCCGTTGCCGCACCCGCATGTTGTAGGCGCGACGGGTGTTGTTGCGGCCGACCAGCACCTGGTCGGCGCTCATCACGCGATCCGGATCGAGCTCCTTGCGCGACACCACCTCGCTCTCGCCGTGGCGGCCGATCTCGAGCTCGCGGCCCTCGCGGATATCCATCGACATCCGCACGATCGGATCGTCCTGCGCCTGGCGGTGCACCTCGGTCAGCATCGCGTCGGGCTCGGCATCGGTGAAGAAGCCGCCGCCCTGGATCGGCGGCAATTGCGCGGGATCGCCGAGCACCAGCAGCGGGCAGTCGAACGACATCAAATCGCGTCCGAGCTCGGCATCGACCATCGAGCACTCGTCGATCACGATCAGCTTGGCCTTCGATGCGGGCGCGTCGTCCCAGAGCTCGAAGCTCGGCTGCTCGACGCCGGACTCGCGGGCGCGGTAGATCAGGGAATGGATCGTCGAGGCGCTGTCGCAGCCCTTGTTGCGCATGACGAGCGCCGCCTTGCCGGTGAAGGCCGCGAACTTCACCTCGCCGTCGACGCCTTCGGCGATGTGGCGGGCGAGCGTGGTCTTGCCGGTTCCGGCATAGCCGAACAGGCGGAACACCGGCGGCGTGCCGCCCTGGCCGGGCTTGGCCTTCAGCCAGTCGGCGACGGCTTTCAGCGCAGTGTCCTGATGCGGCGTGAAGGTGGTCATGGGCTTTCGGAAGAGTGAGCGCGCGACCGATAGCGCCGCGACTCAGGCCAGCACAAGCTAAACATTCATGCGTTCCGATCAAGCCGTCTCCCGCTGCGCGGAATTGGGGTTTCGCCCCCGAGGCTAGACTTGATCCGGGGCGCCACTAGACTGCCCCAAAACAACAAGCGGTCGGGACCACGACAAGTGGTCGAGGAAGCGACCTTGGGAGTGACTCCATGAAATTCGGCATCTTTTACGAGCTGCAATTGCCGCGCCCCTGGAACGACGGCGACGAGCTCAGGCTCTACCAGAACGCGCTGACGCAACTGGAAACCGCCGACCGGCTCGCCTACGACTACGCCTGGGTCGTGGAGCACCACTTCCTCGAGGAATATTCGCACTCGCCGGCGCCGGAATCCTTCCTCGCCGCCGCGAGCCAGCGCACCAAGAACATCCGGCTCGGCCACGGCATCTTCCAGCTCACCACCAATCATCCGGCCCGCGTCGCCGAGCGGGTCGCGGTGCTCGATCTCTTGAGCAACGGCCGCTGCGAGTTCGGCATGGGCGAGAGTGCCTCGATCACCGAGCTGACGCCGTTCGGCCGCGACATGGAGACCAAGCGCGAGGTGTTCGAGGAGGCCGTGCAGGCGATCTTCCCGATGTTCAGCAAGGTCGGCACCGAGCATCACGGCAAGTATTTCGATATACCCTTGCGCAATGTCGTGCCGAAGCCGGTGCAGAAGCCGCATCCGCCGCTCTGGATGGCGTGCTCGCAACTGCCGACCATCGAACGCGCCGGGCAGAACGGGTTTGGCGCGCTCGGCTTTCAGTTCGTCAGCGCCGAGGCGGCGCATGCCTGGGTGCACGCCTATTACAACGCGATCACCAAGCGGCTGAAGAAGCTCGCCGACTACGAGATCAATCCGAACATGGCGCTGGTCTCGTTCTTCATGTGCGCGAAGACCGACGAGGAAGCGCGCCGGCGCGCCGACGGCGCGACCTTCTTCCAGTTCGCGCTGCGCTATTACGGCCAGGCACAGAACCGGCAGCGGCCGGCGCCCGGCACCGTCAACATGTGGGACGAGTACAACAAGTGGAAGCGCGACAACCCGGAGGCGCAGGAGGCCGCGCTGCGCGGCGGCCTGATCGGCTCGCCCGAGACCTTGCGCAAGAAGCTGCGGCGCTTCCGCTCATCGCATATCGACCAGGTGATCCTGCTCAACCAGGCCGGCAAGAACACGCATGAGCACATCTGCGAGTCGCTCGAGCTGTTCGCGAAAGAAGTGATGCCGGAGTTCCAGCACGATCCCGAGCACGATGCCTGGAAGAAGGGCGTGCTGGACGGCTCGATCCAGCTCGAGGAGATCGACACCCAGGCGTTCACGGACCGCTATGGTAAACTGGCGGTCAATGTCGGCTCAAAGGCAGCCGCCGCGGGCTGATCGATTGTTGTACAACGACCTCGCGTTTCCGTGAGGAAAATAATTCGCTACATGCGATCCGCGCCTTAAAAGAAACGGCACGTGCGATGCCAGCACCGAAGTGCTGGCATCGCTATTTTTGTGCGGTGCTCGACAGCTTCATTCGCGCGCCCCATCATCCTGACATCGCATGATCGTGCAGCGCGACAGCGCGCTTGATCGTCAGGAGAGTCTTGGAATGAAGCGTCGTGAGTTCCTCCAGCTGTCGCTCGTCACAGCCGCCGCCGCTGCGCTGTCACGCGGTGCGCAGGCGCAGGCGGACGCGAAGGAAATTCGTATCGGCTACCAGAAGAACGGCGTGCTCGTTATCACGCGGCAGCGCGAGGCCTTGGAAAATCATTTCAAGCCGCAGGGCATCAGCGTGAAATGGGTCGAGTTCTCCTCGGGCCCGCCGATGATGGAAGCGATGAATGTCGGCAGCGTCGATTACGGCGCGGTCGGCGATTCCCCGCCGATCTTCGCGCAGGCCGCGGGCGCCGCCGTCGTCTATGCCGCGGCCCAGCCCATCATCAACGGCTCCGGCATCCTGGTGCCGCAGAATTCGGCGATCGCGTCAATCGCCGATCTCAAAGGCAAGCGCGTCGGCTTCACCAAGGGTTCGAGCGCCCATAACGTCGTGATCCAGACGCTGGAGAAGGCCGGGCTGACTTATGACGACATCACGCCGGTCTATCTGACGCCGCCGGACGCCGGTCCCGCTTTCGCCAATGGCGGCATCGATGCCTGGGCGATCTGGGATCCGTATTTCGCGATCGCCGAGACCAAGCAGAACGGCCGCATTCTGGTCAAGACGCGCGACATCACCAAGACCAACTCGTTCTACATCGCCAACCGCGACTTCGCCCGCAATCGCGGCGCGGTCCTGCAGCAGATCGTCGATGTCACGACGTCGAGCGCGGCATGGGCGCAGGCGCATCCTGATGAGGTCGCCAAATCGCTGGCCGCCATCACCGGCGTGCCGCTCGATATCCAGACCATCGCGGCGAAGCGGGCGGGCTTCTCGGTCGGGCCCGTGACCGACGACATCATCGCGACCCAGCAGGGCGTCGCCGACCGCTTCTTCAAGCTCGGCCTGATCCCGAAGCAGATCGCGATCCGCGACATCGTCTGGCGCAATCCCCAGACCTGATCGGCGCGCGTTTGGTCATTTCAATGCAGAGGATAGTCCCATGACGCGTTTATTTCGACGCTGGATCGCCCGCGGGGTGCTGTCGCTCAGCATCGTCGCCGCAACCGTCAGCGCCTCCTACGGCGAGGACAAGGTGGTCCGCATCGGTTACCAGAAATACGGCAAGCTGGTGCTGCTCAAGAGCAAGGGCTCGCTCGAGGAAAAGCTGAAGGCGGTCGGCACCAAGGTGGTGTGGGCCGAGTTTCCGTCCGGGCCGCCGCTGCTCGAGGCGCTCAATGTCGGCGCGATCGATTTCGGCAACACCGGCGAGGCGCCGCCGATCTTCGCGCAGGCCGCCGGCGCGCCGATCCAGTATGTCGCGTATGAGCCGCCGGCGCCGAAGGGCGAGGCGATCCTGGTGCCGAAGGACAGCGCGATCAAGTCGGTCGCCGACCTGAAGGGCAAGAAGGTCGCGCTGAACAAGGGCTCCAACGTCCACTACCTCTTGGTGAAGGCGCTCGAGAAGGCCGGCGTCAAATATTCCGAGATCGAGCCGGTGTTCCTGGCGCCGGCCGATGCGCGCGCGGCGTTCGAGCGCGGCGCGGTCGATGCCTGGGTGATCTGGGATCCGTTCCAGGCCGCGGCGGAAGCTGCGACCGGCGCCCGCACCGTCGCCGACGGCACCGGCATCGTCGCGAACTATCAGTTCTACTTCGCCTCGAAGAAATTCCTGCAGGCCGATCCGAAAATCGTCGAGCTCGTGCTGGCGCAGCTGAGCGAGGTCGACGACTGGGCCAAGGGCGACATCCATGCCGTTGCCGAGCAGCTGGCGCCGAGCATCGGCCTGTCGGTGCCGGTGGTCGAGGTCGCGTTGAAGCGGCAGGCCTACGGCATCAAGCCGGTCACCGATGCGGTGGTCGCGGACCAGCAGCAGGTCGCCGACACGTTCTTCGCGCTCGGCCTGATCCCGAAACAAATCAAGATTTCCGACGTCGCATGGAGGCCGGGCACGTGAGCACCCCAACCAACGCCAACATCCTCTGGTTCCTGCCGACCCACGGCGACAGCCGCTACCTCGGCACGTCGATCGGCGGCCGCGAGGTGAACTTCAATTATCTGCGCCAGATCGCGCAGGCCGCGGATCAGCTCGGCTATTACGGCGTGCTGCTGCCGACCGGGCGGAGCTGCGAGGATTCCTGGGTGGTGGCCTCGGCCGTCGCGCCCTGGACCGAACGCCTGCGCTATCTCGTGGCGGTGAGGCCCGGCCTGCAGTCGCCGAGCGTCGCCGCACGCATGACCGCGACGCTGGACCGGCTGTCGAACGGCCGCCTGCTGATCAACGTCGTCACCGGCGGCGATCCGATCGAGAACAAGGGCGACGGCATTTTCTTAGATCATGACGAGCGCTACGCGGTGACCCGCGAGTTCCTCAACGTCTACAGCGATCTGCTGGCGGGCAAGACCGTCAATGTCGAAGGCAAGCACATCCGGATCGAGGACGG from Bradyrhizobium elkanii USDA 76 harbors:
- a CDS encoding ATP-dependent DNA helicase, producing the protein MTTFTPHQDTALKAVADWLKAKPGQGGTPPVFRLFGYAGTGKTTLARHIAEGVDGEVKFAAFTGKAALVMRNKGCDSASTIHSLIYRARESGVEQPSFELWDDAPASKAKLIVIDECSMVDAELGRDLMSFDCPLLVLGDPAQLPPIQGGGFFTDAEPDAMLTEVHRQAQDDPIVRMSMDIREGRELEIGRHGESEVVSRKELDPDRVMSADQVLVGRNNTRRAYNMRVRQRQNIEDPLPVAGDKLVCLRNNRKKGLFNGGLWRVKARAQSKSRIITMRVMPDEDFGYKVTKVSVRGECFDGGVESVPWEQRKPYDEFDYGYVLTVHKSQGSQWDDVVLFDESFAFQDSRARWLYTGITRAAKRLSVVV
- a CDS encoding LLM class flavin-dependent oxidoreductase, translating into MKFGIFYELQLPRPWNDGDELRLYQNALTQLETADRLAYDYAWVVEHHFLEEYSHSPAPESFLAAASQRTKNIRLGHGIFQLTTNHPARVAERVAVLDLLSNGRCEFGMGESASITELTPFGRDMETKREVFEEAVQAIFPMFSKVGTEHHGKYFDIPLRNVVPKPVQKPHPPLWMACSQLPTIERAGQNGFGALGFQFVSAEAAHAWVHAYYNAITKRLKKLADYEINPNMALVSFFMCAKTDEEARRRADGATFFQFALRYYGQAQNRQRPAPGTVNMWDEYNKWKRDNPEAQEAALRGGLIGSPETLRKKLRRFRSSHIDQVILLNQAGKNTHEHICESLELFAKEVMPEFQHDPEHDAWKKGVLDGSIQLEEIDTQAFTDRYGKLAVNVGSKAAAAG
- a CDS encoding aliphatic sulfonate ABC transporter substrate-binding protein, which translates into the protein MKRREFLQLSLVTAAAAALSRGAQAQADAKEIRIGYQKNGVLVITRQREALENHFKPQGISVKWVEFSSGPPMMEAMNVGSVDYGAVGDSPPIFAQAAGAAVVYAAAQPIINGSGILVPQNSAIASIADLKGKRVGFTKGSSAHNVVIQTLEKAGLTYDDITPVYLTPPDAGPAFANGGIDAWAIWDPYFAIAETKQNGRILVKTRDITKTNSFYIANRDFARNRGAVLQQIVDVTTSSAAWAQAHPDEVAKSLAAITGVPLDIQTIAAKRAGFSVGPVTDDIIATQQGVADRFFKLGLIPKQIAIRDIVWRNPQT
- a CDS encoding sulfonate ABC transporter substrate-binding protein, with the protein product MTRLFRRWIARGVLSLSIVAATVSASYGEDKVVRIGYQKYGKLVLLKSKGSLEEKLKAVGTKVVWAEFPSGPPLLEALNVGAIDFGNTGEAPPIFAQAAGAPIQYVAYEPPAPKGEAILVPKDSAIKSVADLKGKKVALNKGSNVHYLLVKALEKAGVKYSEIEPVFLAPADARAAFERGAVDAWVIWDPFQAAAEAATGARTVADGTGIVANYQFYFASKKFLQADPKIVELVLAQLSEVDDWAKGDIHAVAEQLAPSIGLSVPVVEVALKRQAYGIKPVTDAVVADQQQVADTFFALGLIPKQIKISDVAWRPGT